The genomic window acgttttcatctttcgagcttctagtcatgaaatctatgcagcctactcaatcactttttatagctactgtttacaggcctcctgggccatatacagcgttcctctctgagtttcctgaattcctatcagaccttgtagtcatagcagatcatattctaatttttggtgattttaatattcacatggagaagtccacagacccactccaaaagtctttcggagccattatcgactcagtgggttttgtccaacatgtctctggacctactcactgccacagtcatactctggacctagttttgtcccatggaataaatgttgtagatcttaatgtttttccacaaaatcctggactatcggaccaccattttattacgtttgcaatcgcaacaaataatctgctcagaccccaaccaaggagcatcaaaagtcgtgctataaattctcagacaacacaaaaattcattgatgcccttccagactccttctgcctacccaaggacgtcagaggacaaaaatcagttaaccacttaactgaggaactcaatttaaccttgcgcaataccctagatgcagttgcacccctaaaaacgaaaaacatttgtcataagaaactagctccctggtatacagaaaatacccgagctttgaagcaagcttccaggaaattggaacggaaatggcgccacaccaaactggaagtcttccgactagcttggaaagacagtaccgtgcagtaccgaagagccctcactgctgctcgatcatcctacttttccaaattaatcgaggaaaataagaacaatccaaaatttctttttgatactgttgcaaagctaactaaaaagcagcattccccaagagaggatggttttcacttcagcagtgataaattcatgaacttctttgaggaaaagatcatgaccattagaaagcaaattacggactcctctttgaatctgcgtattcctccagggcttagctgtcctggatctgcacagattctgcgagggcctgggatcgggagagacacttaagtgttttagtactatatctcttgacacaatgatgaaaataatcatggcctctaaaccttcaagctgcatactggatcctattcctactaaactgctgaaggagctgcttcctgtgcttggccctcctatgttgaacataataaacagctctctatccaccggatgtgtaccaaactcactaaaagtggcagtgataaagcctctcttgaaaaagccaaaccttgacccggaaaatataaaaaactatcggcctatatcgaatcttccattcctctcaaaaattttagaaaaagctgttgcgcagcaactcactgcctttctgaagacaaacaatgtatacgaaatgcttcagtctggttttagaccccatcatagcactgagactgcacttgtgaaggtggtaaatgaccttttaatggcgtcagaccgaggctctgcatctgtcctcgtgctactagaccttagtgctgcctttgacaccatcgatcaccacattcttttggagagactggaaacccaaattggtctacacggacaagttctggcctggtttagatcctacctgtcggaaagatatcagtttgtctctgtgaatggtctgtcctccgacaaatcaactgtacatttcggtgttcctcaaggttccgttttaggaccactattgttttcactatatattttacctcttggggatgttattcgaaaacataatgttaactttcactgctatgcggatgacacacagctgtacatttcaatgaagcatggtgaagccccaaaattgccctcgctagaagcctgtgtttcagacataaggaagtggatggctgaaaactttttacttttaaactcggacaaaacagagatgcttgtactaggtcccaagaaacaaagagatcttctgttaaatctgacaattcatcttgatggttgtaaagtcgtctcaaataaaactgtgaaggacctaggcgttactcttgaccctgatctctcttttgacgaacatatcaagactgtttcaaggacagcttttttccatctacgtaacattgcaaaaatcagaaattttctgtccaaaaatgatgcagaaaaattaatccatgcatttgttacttctagattagactactgcaatgctctattttccggctacccggataaagcactaaataaacttcagttagtgctaaatacggctgctagaatcctgactagaaccaagaaatttgatcatattactccagtgctagcttccctacactggcttcctgttaaggcaagggctgatttcaaggttttactgttaacctataaagcgttacatgggcttgctcctacctatctttccgagttggtcctgccgtacataccaatacgtacgctacggtcacaagacgcaggcctcctaattgtccctagaatttctaagcaaacagcgggaggcagggctttctcctatagatctccatttttatggaacagtctgcctacccatgtgagagacgcagactcggtctcaacctttaagtctttactgaagacttatctcttcagtaggtcatatgattgagtgtagtctggcccaggagtgtgaaggtgaacggaaaggctggagcaacgaacagcccttgctgtctctgccgggccggttcccctctccactggggttctctgcctctaaccctgttgcaggggctgagtcactggcttgctggtgctctttcatgccgtcccctgggaggggtgcgtcacttgagtggggttgagttactgacgtgatcttcctgtctgggttggcgccccccttggtttgtgctgtggtggagacctctgtgggctatactcggccttgtctcaggattgtaagttggtggttggggatatccctctagtggtgcgggggctgtgctttggcggagtgggtggggttatatccttcctgtttggccctgtccggggtttcttcggatggggccacagtgtctccggaccgctcctgtctcagcctccagtatttatgctgcagtagtttatgtgtcgggggctggggttagttggttatacctggagtacttctcctgtcttatccagtgtcctgtgtgaatttaagtatgctctctctaattctctcgttctctctttctctctgagaacctgagccctaggaccatacgtcaggactaccgggcatgatgacaccttgctgtccccagtccgcctggccttgctgctattccagtttcaactgttctgcctgcggctacgaaacccctacctgtcccagacctgctgttttcaactctaaatgatcggctatgaaaagccaactgagagacctgagccctaggaccatacgtcgggactaccggccgtggtgactccttgctgtccccagtccgcctggccttgctgctattccagtttaaactgttctgcctgcggttatggaacccctacctgtcccagacctgctgttttaaactctaatgatcggctatgaaaagccaactgagatttattcctgattattatttgaccatgcttgtcacttatgaacatttttgaacatcttggcatggttctgttataacctccacccggcacagccagaagaggactggccacccctcatagcctggttcctctctaggtttcttcctaggttttgcctttctagggagtttttcctagccaccgtgcttctacacctgcattactagctgtttggggttttaggctgggtttctgtacagcacttcgagatattagctgatgtaagaagggctatataaaataaaattgattgattgattgattggtggtggtgttggggtgcCACTCTATAGGCTTCTCCTGTTGTGGAGCACCAGAGGCTGGTTGGCTGTGTTGTACCTTTCTTACCCCAAATGTGCTAATTCTAAGGAAGGGCAAGAAGAGATAAATATTTAGCCTGATGCCTCCTTTGTTCTAATGAGGGAAATGGTGCCAAATGCGACATGGGACGTTTTACCACTTTTTTAAACAATGTATCAAAATGAATGGTTCACCAAATAATtggtataccaaacattaggaacactttcctaatattgagttgcacccccttttaacCTCAATCAACAACCTCAATTCATCAGGTCATGACTCTACAAGGTGGTGAAAGCGTTgcaaagggatgctggcccatgttgactccattgcttcccacagttgtgtcaagttggctggatgtcctttgggtggtggaccattcttgaaacacatgggaaactgttgagcgtgaaaaactcagcagcgttgcagttcttgtcacaaaccggtgcaccaggcacctactaccataccccgttcaaaggcacttcaattttgtgtcttgcccattcaccctctgaatggcacacatacacaatccatgtctcaattgtctcaaggcttgaaaatccttctttaacctgtctcctccccttcatctacactgattgaagtggatgtaACAAGTGAAATCAATAAAGGATCGTAGCtttcagtctgtcatggaaagagcaggtgttcttaatgttttgtacactcagtgtacattgtGATATTTTCCCTCTGCTTTTCCCATGTTATTAAAAGTGTAATATGTATTTCACTATAACATCAAATGTATATTATTCCAGTCATGTTTAGAATCTATGGGTTGCTTATTTCCTTTTAGGAACTGTGAACTGTTTTTTTTATAAAGGAGAGACTTATTGTGTAGACTCATTAGCAAATCTCAGGCTTTATTCCAATATTGGCATGCCATATGCTAAACTCAGAGGAGTGACTGAGCAGTCTTCGTGACATTTCCTGGCTGAGCCCTCCCACACTATAATTAGTGAGACTTGTACACAGACTTGTTAGACAGATCTTCGTGAGGTGCGGCTGCACCTTAGTGGTTCAATGATCTATCGCCTTGAGAAACCTAACGCAACTCTGACCTTCACCATCCGtgtcagagagagacagccatCTCCTGATAGGAACTTGCTGAACCGTCATTCTGCTCAATTACAATGAACCGCTGAGCTTTTATCTCTCCTAAGGGGACCCGAACCTTCTACTGCACCTTAGTGCCTTAACAAACGTTATCTCTTTGGACTGAACAGAGTTGAGAACAAATTGAGAGAGAACGACGAGCTCCTCTGCATATGAGCTCTGACGAGGAGAACTcccttactggttggtaggtgatcaaatacttatgtcatgcaataaaatgcaaattcattacttaaaaatcaatcaatacaatgtgattttctggatttttgttttagattccgtctctcacagttgaagtgtacctatgataaaaattacagacctctacatgctttgtaagtaggaaaacctgcaaaatcggcagtgtatcaaatacttgttctccccactgtatatcttaaCCTGGACTGGTAAAGCTAATAGATCTTATGTCATTTTGACAGATGATGAGTTCATTTGAGTTGGTACATAACCTCACAGCATTCATCACATATCTCAGCCAGCTATACTCCAACTACAATATTCAGTACCATGCTGTAGCCATGCATCTAGGGAAGTATTCTGATATAATTTCTTTAGATGGCAGTAATACATCAAAGAACATAAGATACCATTATTGATTCATGATTATTTGTTTATCTGCATCTTGCTTGAGTCTCATCTCTGTATGGACCAGCCATAACTAATTAGTCCCTGAATGCAAAGTTACGCTGAGGAAGGGTGGAGGAGGATGGGGAAAGGTGGCACGCTGCAGATGTGGAATTCAAAGCATCTAAATTAGGCCTGACATGTGACTACATCCCTGCTGCACCCCAGCTCACAGCACAAAACAGCCAGCCATGAGGGCGGCGTTTGTTTTGGGATATCATTGCTGATATTTGACGACAGGTTTTCTTCCTTAATTGGGACAGAATATAAAGGAGCCATCACACTGTCACTGTTAATTATCACTGTAAATTGTCTCTTTGCCGTGTCTCAACACCGCGCTTCGCCTCAACTCATTTGGAGAGTACAGAGATGACGACAGATTATGTCCCAACATTATTCAGTCGGTTTAGAGACGAGAAGGGTAGCAAATAAGATTTCCAAAGTAATTGTTGTGCGAGACTCTGCCGGCCCGATATCTTGCTTTTCACTTTAATGAATGTTGTTTGAGCACAGGATGAATTGGATGACTTTGTAATGTGGTAATGCAAAGACAAAATAGATTTTTCTCTCTTAaactcatccacacacactctctctcgctctctcttacttTACCACTATTCCTCTCTTCAATACCATCTATTCCTATTGTATTCTATCTCTAtacctcttcccctccctctgttctccctccctccctctgctgatTGAAATTCATTCTAGCTTCAGCCCTAGAGCCTTCAAGAGCCTGGTGTCTGGTGACCACCCTGGCAGGCAGAAAAGgtagtgggaggaggagggaaaaaTGTGAAGACGAGTTCAAGACAGGCTATCCTGCCTCTTAAATAAAGACCACACAGGCAGGCAGCTCAGGTAGTGGgatgaagagggggaggaggaggaggggggaggaggagtaggatgaggaggaggatggggggaaGATGTGACTACAAGTTCAAGATTCAGGCTATCCTGCCTCTGAAACAAGAGGGTAATAAGGAGTCATCAGCCAGAAGGCCAGTGGTTACGTGGAGTTGCCAAGGGCAGtaagggtgggggggtgggggggtggggggggaactAGGCTAGATAATGTTAAAACTCCAATACTTCCTCAGGCCTTCTACCTCAGTGGGCAGCAATGGAGTGAGCAAGGCAAAACAatttacacacgcacacacatacacacacacacaaaaccactaCAAAAGAGACGCCTGGGCAAATATTGTTGATTCAGGGATTGGGGCTTAAGAGGGCAATGTTCAGCAATTCAATCTACACAGTAAACACTCATAATTGGATTGTGTGCTTATGGGCTTTGATGTGTTTCAATACTTGGAGGACAGCATATTATAAGGCCTAATTGAATGTCATACATATGAACATGGGTTTGGGAAAATTAGCCGAAAACAAATCTCTGGTGGAGAGTTGTAATTATGAGTTTAGGGTTTTATTTGGTGCCCTATACAGTCCAGTTACAGTCCTTTCtttttttatttctataataGATGTGGTTGGTTGTCGACTGGTGGTTAACCAGAGAAGTGTGGGTCTGAGTCTCTTCCAAGGCCAATCCTGTGGAGGTGACATCAAAGACCCCTGGCTAGCCACAAATTGGTCCCCAGGGGCGAGACAGAGGCCAGGGGGGCCAGAGTGAGGGGACCAGCTTCGACCCTCCCACGGCTGACCCTGTACCCCCGACGGGCTCAGCCGAGCTCAGGCAGGAGTGTCGGTGAAATATGCCCCCTCGCTATGCCTCCACTTGGGATATGAATCGTGTTAACACTGTCCACCAATCACAGGCTTGAGGGAAAGAGGGGAAAGCAGTCTGAAGGTGAAACTATTTAACTATTTTACTCCTTCACAAAGATACTTACATTTGATGTTGGTTTTGTCTCTTggacatacatttatttatttatttatcctttatttaaccaggcaagtccaTTAAGaaccaggcaagtcaattaaagggatacttcgggattttggcaaggAAGCCCTTTATCTATCTACTTTcctagagtcagatgaactcatggataccatttttatgtctctgcctCTAGTATGAAGGAAATTAGAGGTCGTTTCGCAAGCCACTtgcttcaaactgcacgcagtgacataaaaatggtatccacaagttcatctgactctggagaagtagataaagggcttatgtgccaaaatcctgaactatccctttaagaacaTATTCTTATTAACACAGAGCAATGCAGGTACAGCCAAGCTAACCTATGACAATGTAAATATTATTTCTGATTATAAAGGAACAATACTGTAGGCCGTCCTTGGTCCCTCCAAAGGTTGCTCCATTACATTTGGCTACATTACTTCCCCAGTGACACCCCAGCCAGGAGAAAGGTGAGCTCCTTGGCTCAGCAAGCTTCAGATCCTTGGTTTCACATCACCTTCAATTTGAATTCCATTACCTGCAATGCCACTTTTCAAATAATGGTAGGCCCTATTAATTACCAAAGTACGGGTCCAGGGTAAAGGTGAATGTGCAGTTACATTTAGCTTGTCAGTCCTGACAGAAATAACTTGGGTGAATTATTAAATGCCTCTGCTGGTCTCCTTGGTTTTATTGTCAGACATTCCCACACTGCACGAGTCAAAGCAAAATATTTTCTTCCCTTTAATGAAATAAAACTattaatcatgttttttttttctcgtaTTAGATTGATACAGTCTTCCGAAGTCTCTGATGTAACCCCAAAAACAAGGCTTTAACGTGACTACTATTTGAAACAGTTAATTTTTTACTGACATGCTGTTACCAAATATATTTTGCAAGGAGGGGGGGGTCGGTCATCTAATCTGAGGCGATTATGGGTCTTTAAGTCTAATATTTCCAAATTGCAGATTGTTATCATGATTTTCTGTCCATTTAATTGCAAAATGCAATTACTGCATCTACACAAGGTACTACCATAGGAAAGCGATGTCATAGGAAGTTTGTGGAGCTCATCACGTTGCCATGGTAACATAAAACATTGTATATATTTGGGAATTATGAAAGCTTTGCGCACCTATGTTTACTCAGCTTTTTACCTCATTCTTATCAATTTTAATATGAAAGTCAGGGCCGTATTCACACTATTCATTATGaaataaaaggctaaactgatcctagttcAGCTGAGATGCTTTTactgcatttagacaggcagcccaattctgatattttgttccactaattggtattttgaccaatcagatcagctctgaaaaagcgCTGATGTGAAAAgagctgatgtgattggtcaaaagaccaattaatggaacaaatatcagaattgggctgcctgtgaaaACGCAGCCATAGTTGCTAATAATGATACTTCTTTTTTTTCTATTAGTTTGATCATTTTTTCCCCTCTACCTAAAGATTGTAACCTTTCACATTCAAAAGACCTGTTCAATTCAATTAATGCTTTACAGCTTACTTGCATGCAACAAAAATGGATGGTTAAACCACATATATAGAACACGGTTTAGTATCGATTGGTTAAACCACCACAATACTGCCGTTAAGCAGACGTTTCTATCTAATCAGCTAGTGTAATGAAGCAATTTGCCTAATGGTTGCGTAAATTCAATGTATGGTCTCCATGACAACCAGCTGTCCGTAATTAGTTAATCAAGACAGGCAAGTTTGAGGCTCAAAGTGGCTGCATATATCAAGAGGTGGTAAGGTGCTTGAATCATTTGGTCATCAGGCAGTTTGTGTCCATACCACTGAAACAATGCATCTAGCTCTGCCCATATATCTAAGGTATTTTAAAACTTCTGGATCTTTAGAAATTGTTTTCTTATTAGATCATGGATTTGTATTAAATTGCTTTGATTTCTCTTGCAGTGTCCTTTTGATTGGCTCTGTCTTTGCTGGAGGTTCCTGGTGTGCCAAAATGGCAAGAGGTACTCTGTGCATGTCCTAAATGTTGttgctaaatgtcatatttcgGCGTAAGATACTTGCACTAACATTTCTGTTTTGTTGCCGTCTTTCCACTTTAGCCCGAGCAGCTGCCATGGGTTTGGACCTCCCTAGGACCCAGTTTGTCCCTTACCATCTTCGACCAACACGCCATGGGAGTTTTGATCCCATAAGAAACCACTATGAAAATAATGATGGCCCCAAAGAGGCTGAGTTTCAGCACAATGGTAAAATCCAAGGGGATGGATATCCAAGTGACTGGGCCTATGAACAAGTCTTCCCCAGAGGCTTTCAACCCAAACCGTCTACACTAAACCACTACGGTTCTGATCCCAGTTTGGCTGACTCCTCTATCAGCCATTCTTCCCACACTCCCAGGGGAGAGTTTATTAGCAGCCACAAGCCCAACTTTGATCAGGTGAAGAATTCTGCGCCTCGACCAAATGTAATGGTAGCCCCTGGTCAGTTTGAGTACTCGGAGAAAGTGGACATTCGAGGTTACTATAAGCCTATTGTAGTTCAGCCTGTCCCCAGCAGACACGGAATAGCCCAGAGTGTGGTTTCACGACCCCAGGATTATGGTGCTGTACCCTATGGAAAAAGTATCCTATGGCCCTGGCCGCAGTAGAGGCTTTTCCTCTAGATCCTCTCCACCATCCCAGAGTGGACTGATCAGCCACTAAACTAAGACAATTCTGTTCCCAGGCCCTGGTGCTGTCCATTCCTTGATCAAAGAGCAGAATATGAAGCAGTTTGTGATGAAGAGTCAGCAAAAACAGGGATCCGGTTGGTTAAGATCCTAATGGACAAACTTTATTTTGGTTTGTAAAGGAAAGTTTGTCCGTCAGGATCTTAACCAACCAGATCCCTGTTTTTGCTGACTCTTCGTCACAAACCTTTGTCTGAGGAGCCAACCATACCAGTGGTGAGCGAATCGGTGACCCTATGCACTTTTAAGGGCAAAACATGTATGCTGTGTTTGTATTAAAGTACATTTACTTATCCATGACTGTGTTCTGAATCACTATTTGGTTATGGCTCTTTCCACACTGACCAGTTAATCCTTCAAACAAAATGTCCATTATGTTTtgagattttttaaaattatgaTTAGACTAAATTAAACTGAtagaccaagtagagactaacAATATGCTACATTTATATAATTTTGGTTTAAGACCAGTTATCCAGCAGTACGCATGCACCAGAATGTATCATTCGCTTTGAAGTCTACCGGAGTGTAGGTTAAGATACACTTTGAACAGAAATAAGATGTCCTTTGATAAATTGTTCAGTTTGCTTGTTGACCTACATCAACTTTTGATCACCTCTTTTAAGTGATTGTGTCCCTGTAATCCCACATTTTAATCTAGATATTAAGCAATTGGATAGAAACTACCAGAGGTTGTCTCTAAATAAATGTGACACTTACACCAAAGATGGTGGATGAATTAAGATGGTTCACTCAAGCCGTTTAAAAAAATATGACTAATTG from Coregonus clupeaformis isolate EN_2021a chromosome 17, ASM2061545v1, whole genome shotgun sequence includes these protein-coding regions:
- the LOC121585670 gene encoding uncharacterized protein LOC121585670; translated protein: MHLALPIYLSVLLIGSVFAGGSWCAKMARARAAAMGLDLPRTQFVPYHLRPTRHGSFDPIRNHYENNDGPKEAEFQHNGKIQGDGYPSDWAYEQVFPRGFQPKPSTLNHYGSDPSLADSSISHSSHTPRGEFISSHKPNFDQVKNSAPRPNVMVAPGQFEYSEKVDIRGYYKPIVVQPVPSRHGIAQSVVSRPQDYGAVPYGKSILWPWPQ